A window from Montipora capricornis isolate CH-2021 chromosome 7, ASM3666992v2, whole genome shotgun sequence encodes these proteins:
- the LOC138055391 gene encoding uncharacterized protein: MFVTEFAEFLESVVMTAEPLVLAGDFNIHVNIMTDNDTAQFLDLLSSMGLHSGNTLDLLISRTLNSDLIQDVRPGTYFSDHCSALFTINISVPQLSRKKVSFRKTKAIDITALMNDLSASRLCQDPPSEPVKLVDCYNTTLAGLLDRHAPLKTKTVTVRPQVPWYSEEIREAKRVCRRAERKWKTTRSVADLVSFKRHKSHVTHVLKEAKSAFLTDFISQNSDNQGKLFRVVKNLLVETKSLCFSDYTDKSALANDIGKYFVQKISRLREELDQSDVNSDSTIPPTRMEAFELLAEDEVRVLIANSRSTSCCLDPIPPHLLKSCSESLISVITNIINSSCESGIFPDCWKEAVVIPLLNKPGLESLFKNLGPHGDSVGQSC; this comes from the exons ATGTTCGTCACAGAATTCGCCGAGTTCCTAGAATCGGTTGTAATGACAGCTGAGCCTCTTGTGTTGGCTGGTGATTTTAATATCCATGTTAATATCATGACTGACAACGACACAGCTCAATTTTTAGATCTACTGTCATCGATGGGCTTACACTCTGGTAACACTTTGGATTTGCTGATATCCAGGACTTTGAATTCTGATCTTATACAAGATGTCCGACCTGGTACCTATTTTTCTGACCACTGTTCAGCACTTTTCACTATAAATATTTCGGTACCTCAACTGTCGAGAAAGAAGGTATCTTTTAGGAAAACGAAGGCTATTGACATAACAGCACTTATGAATGATTTATCTGCTTCAAGATTGTGCCAGGACCCACCATCTGAGCCTGTGAAACTGGTAGACTGTTATAACACCACGCTTGCTGGATTGCTCGATCGTCATGCGCCGCTAAAAACCAAAACTGTCACGGTTAGACCCCAAGTACCTTGGTACTCGGAGGAAATCCGTGAGGCTAAGAGAGTGTGCAGACGTGCTGAAAGGAAATGGAAAACTACCAGGTCTGTTGCTGATCTTGTTTCATTCAAACGACACAAAAGCCATGTTACACATGTGCTGAAAGAAGCAAAATCAGCTTTTCTCACCGATTTTATCAGCCAGAATTCTGATAACCAAGGCAAGTTATTTCGTGTGGTGAAAAACCTTCTAGTGGAAACGAAATCGTTATGCTTCTCGGACTATACCGACAAATCAGCGCTTGCAAATGACATTGGGAAGTACTTTGTGCAAAAAATCAGCCGATTGCGCGAAGAGCTTGATCAGAGTGATGTAAATAGTGACTCTACAATTCCTCCGACTCGCATGGAAGCCTTTGAGCTGTTAGCCGAGGACGAGGTGCGTGTGCTCATTGCGAACTCTAGATCAACTTCCTGTTGCCTCGATCCCATACCCCCGCACTTACTGAAGTCCTGTAGTGAATCACTTATTTCGGTGATCACCAACATAATTAACAGCTCGTGTGAGTCGGGAATTTTTCCTGACTGCTGGAAAGAGGCCGTGGTCATACCCCTGCTAAATAAACCGGGACTTGAATCTCTTTTCAAGAACTTGGGTCCT CACGGAGACAGCGTTGGTCAAAGTTGCTAA